The DNA sequence TAAACCTGCGCATGATGCACGGCATCAATCGCATTTCGATCGTTATGTTCCTGTTTTGTATTGGTGTCATGATTTTCCGGGCCTGTACCCGGTAAGCCAGCCCAGGAACCAGCCTGTTTTTGTGATGAACATTGAAGCCATACGCGAGTATTGCCTTGCTAAACCCGGTGTTACCGAGTCGTTTCCGTTTGATGAAGTAACGCTCGTGTTGAAGGTTGGGAACAAAATATTCGTACTGCTGGATACCGGGAGTCACCCCACAACGATCAATTTGAAATGCGACCCCGAGCGGGCCGTAGCGTTGCGGGATCAGTACCAGGCCGTACAGCCCGGATTTCACATGAACAAAACCCACTGGAATACCATCACGCTCGATGGCAGCCTTCGTGGGCATGACGTTCAGGAGTGGATCGACCACTCTTACGACCTAGTTAAAAAGGGATTACCGAAAGCTGTTCGGGAACAACTTATCTGAGAGATCTGCTTGCCTGAACAGTACCAAACATTGTAAATTCGCGAGGTGTAAAAAACCAGTCCGTGTTATGGAAGTTGCGCTGTTGGGGGTCTTGTTTGTATTGTATCTGACAATCCGGTATTACCTGATGGATCACGATACACCGGCTGAAAAAGACCAAAAGCGATTTAAGAAAGGAATTGATCTGGTTGCCCAACGGCAGTTCGACCAGGCATACCCGTATTTCGATGAGCTGGTTCGGCAATACCCCAAGTCGGCGATTGCTTATGCCTACCGGGGTAAATGTAATCTGGCGCAGGAGAATTTTTACTCGGCCATCTATGACTTCACGCAGGCCATCAGCCGAGATAACACATTAGCCGACTGTTACCTGGATCGGGGCATTGCTTTCTACCAGATTGAAGAACACCAGAATGCCTTTCGGGAGTTTGATAAAGCCGTCTGGCACTTCCGCGACGAACAGCCCGATGCCTATCGCTGGCGGGCCCTGGCCCGGATTCAGGTGCGGCAGCTTCCCCAGGCCGAAAATGACCTTCGCCGGGCGGTCTCCCTGGGCGACGAAAACTCCTTCCATATCCTGATGCAACCGCCCTTCACCCGGCCGGTTTACCAAAGCAAGTAGCCTGGACCAGACCGTAACAGAGGTCAACCAAATGGTGACGGTGCCTGAAAGTGGTGTCGGACCCCGACACGCTATAGGTATTATAAATCCTGTTGCAGTCGCTATGGATAGGTCTTAGAAGATTTACCGAGCCGCAAATACAGTGATCACCTAACTCTAAAAGCCAAAAGGGGCATCAGGAATTGTTGATCCTGATGCCCCTTTTGGCTTGTTAAGGCTTACTAACTAGTCTTGTCGAGGCTGCGACTGCAAATCCTGTCAATTCAATCAATCCTTTACTCGTCCTAGTCGGTATTACTTCAGTTTACCCATCTGCTCCACATTTCGGCGCGTGTCGAGCTTCGTGGCCTGAGCGAGTTCCATCGACTTCTGCGCGGCCTTCTGCGCATCGGCAGTTCGGCCACCCCGGCGGTAGGCTTCGGCTAACTCGAAATACAGATCAGCCTGTTCTTTCTGCGGAGGGCGCATCGATAGTGCTTTTGTGGCCCATTTAGCCACCGTTGGGGCATCGACCGCGTCGGGGCTGTTCCGATTGAACAGCCGGGAAATGTACAGGTATTCCGGTACCGACAACTGGTTTGAATTAACCTGCGCTTCCATCCGCTCCAGCGCCTTGGCCGTCTGGCGAGCGTGGAAATAGGCGTTCACCTCGGGTAGCAGCGTCCGGTTGGCGGCAACTTTCGGCTCGATCCCTACTTTCACCAGTCCCTGGCGCACTTCCAGTATTTTGCTGATTGGGTACTGACCACCCCGGCCACTGAACAGTGACGACATCAAAATATTCTCCGCTACCTGCTCGGTCGCTTCAGCTCCGTAGGCTTTCCGGTACGCGTCCAGGTGACCAAGCATATACTGAAACATCGGATTTTCGTAGTCTAGTACGAGCTTTTGCAAAGCCAGCCAGTTGGTCTGGTTGGCAAACGTCGCCGGCGACTGCTGCTTGGCGTAGTCGTTCATCGCGGCAATGTTCGATGCAGTATCCTTGGTTACGCGGCTGTACATGGCAAAGTCGATCAGAAAGTTCGACGCCCGTTCACCCTGCTGGTAGCGCGACTTCATGTTCTGGCTGCGTGCCTGCGGGTTGAGCGCATTGGTCCCGTGGCGAATTACCTCATCGGTGGTATTGTTGCTCATGGCAAAATGCACCAGATTCTGCTGGGGATCGAAGTACAGAAACAGCGGCAGCGACGGTACGAAGAGATGATTCTTGTCCAGAAATACCCGCGTCGATGGCTGGGCAATATCGATTTTGGTACTGACGAACTTGGTGTTGTAGAATTTCCCTACCCGGGCATCGGCCAGGGTTGGGACAAAACTCTGACAGACGTGGCAGGTGGGCGAGAAGATTTCGACAAACACCGGCTTACCCGTTTTACGGGCTTCCTGAAACACCCGCTCCACGGGTAGCTCTTTAAACTGAATTCCAGCTTTCTGAGCCAGCGCCACGTTCGCGACGAAAAGCAATAAAAAAAACGTTTTCATGCCTGAAAAAAGTACGGTGTTAAATGGAAGGCTCGTGTTATGTACGTACTCATCAACGTCTGCCGTTCCGGGTCTATTACTGCTGCTGTTTTTGTTGTTTGATTTCTTCCTCCAGCCGCTTGCTCAGAACGCGGCAGGTATTTTCGATATCGGTCGCCATCTGCTTGTCGCCGGTGGCGTTAACGGCCGTGTCGGCAATGCCACTCATGATCTCGATCAGAAAGCGCTTCATATCGATCACTTCCATATCCTTGGTCCAGAGGTCAATTTTCAGCGTGCTGTTATGGTAATGATCCCACAGCGCAATGGCCATGGCCCGCGTATCGCTGAGACCCTCGTTCGGGTTATCGGTAGCCTCCCAATAAATTTTTTCGGGTACGTTCTGGTTGTCGAGCTCAACCGCAAAATGAATGTCTGATTTTTTCATAGCCACAAATTTACGGAACATGGCCGGGAATTACAGCCTACCAAGCTAGTAAGCTCGTAGGGCAAACCCGTGGAAGTAAAAAACAATAATCGATCCAGAACGGCATCACCGTGGTTGGCGGGCGGCAAAAAACCGGCTACTTTCGCCCCGCACAACCAACGGCCATGTATACCTTATTCGCCATTCCCAATTGTGATACCGTCAAGAAAGCCCGCACCTGGCTGGCCGAACACGGCATCGACTACCAGTTTCACGACTACAAAAAACAGGGCATCGACCAGCCAACGATCGACCACTGGCTTGCCCAGAAACCCTGGGAAGAACTCGTTAACCGCGCCGGCCAAACCTGGAAGAAGCTCCCCGACGATGAAAAACCCACCGATGCCGCCGGAGCAACGGCCCTGATGATGGCCAAACCATCGGTCATCCGTCGCCCGCTCATCGTAGCCGACGGCAGGATCGTTGCTCTTGGCTTCAATCCGGCCCTGTATTCGGAAACGTTTTCCCGCTGATGCGTGGTTATTTCTGAAATGAGCACGGCTATGACGAAAAGAACGCTGGACTCACCGGAAGCAGTACGCTTTCTGGTGGATTCATTTTACGATAAAGTTCGGGTAGACCCGCTGATTGGTCCCGTGTTTACGGTTGTCGCGCAGGTCGACTGGTCGAAACATTTACCGAAG is a window from the Spirosoma rigui genome containing:
- a CDS encoding DUF6728 family protein, which codes for MNRILDYLKIGPVFAYFLRVFRKPDPNHPTSVNLRMMHGINRISIVMFLFCIGVMIFRACTR
- a CDS encoding MmcQ/YjbR family DNA-binding protein, which gives rise to MNIEAIREYCLAKPGVTESFPFDEVTLVLKVGNKIFVLLDTGSHPTTINLKCDPERAVALRDQYQAVQPGFHMNKTHWNTITLDGSLRGHDVQEWIDHSYDLVKKGLPKAVREQLI
- a CDS encoding tetratricopeptide repeat protein, coding for MEVALLGVLFVLYLTIRYYLMDHDTPAEKDQKRFKKGIDLVAQRQFDQAYPYFDELVRQYPKSAIAYAYRGKCNLAQENFYSAIYDFTQAISRDNTLADCYLDRGIAFYQIEEHQNAFREFDKAVWHFRDEQPDAYRWRALARIQVRQLPQAENDLRRAVSLGDENSFHILMQPPFTRPVYQSK
- a CDS encoding thioredoxin family protein, with amino-acid sequence MKTFFLLLFVANVALAQKAGIQFKELPVERVFQEARKTGKPVFVEIFSPTCHVCQSFVPTLADARVGKFYNTKFVSTKIDIAQPSTRVFLDKNHLFVPSLPLFLYFDPQQNLVHFAMSNNTTDEVIRHGTNALNPQARSQNMKSRYQQGERASNFLIDFAMYSRVTKDTASNIAAMNDYAKQQSPATFANQTNWLALQKLVLDYENPMFQYMLGHLDAYRKAYGAEATEQVAENILMSSLFSGRGGQYPISKILEVRQGLVKVGIEPKVAANRTLLPEVNAYFHARQTAKALERMEAQVNSNQLSVPEYLYISRLFNRNSPDAVDAPTVAKWATKALSMRPPQKEQADLYFELAEAYRRGGRTADAQKAAQKSMELAQATKLDTRRNVEQMGKLK
- the gldC gene encoding gliding motility protein GldC is translated as MKKSDIHFAVELDNQNVPEKIYWEATDNPNEGLSDTRAMAIALWDHYHNSTLKIDLWTKDMEVIDMKRFLIEIMSGIADTAVNATGDKQMATDIENTCRVLSKRLEEEIKQQKQQQ
- a CDS encoding ArsC family reductase, which translates into the protein MYTLFAIPNCDTVKKARTWLAEHGIDYQFHDYKKQGIDQPTIDHWLAQKPWEELVNRAGQTWKKLPDDEKPTDAAGATALMMAKPSVIRRPLIVADGRIVALGFNPALYSETFSR